TGATCCTCCTTGAGTTTTTCAACCCTCGTCACATACTGTTCTGGGCCTTCTCGGGCGTAGAATAACCCGACCTAGATGCGAACATGCCAGGGGCAGGTTCCTTGGTGATGTCGAAGCCAACCACGGTCTTGTAGAGACATAGCTAGTAGCATCAATGAAGTTAGTCCCCGCTACCCGATGACTTGCCAGCCCTCTCGGATCTCTTCAAGAATACGCATCGTGAAGCTCGAGCGATGAGTCCCTCTGACTGATTGTAAAATTTGTATTGCTTGGCAGTCAGGTGGCTGCCTGTCCAACGTTAAACTCCAAGATGTGCTCTATTGGCTTTGTCACGGACCTCCCGCAGTTACGGCCAACCAAGCATCAGACGTTTGGGGTGCAAATTCATAAATAATCTTTCGATAGTGCTCCAAACTAGCCTATGCCATGTGCCAACGACACCCAAGGGTCCTACATGGAAAGCGTTTAGGAATTGCTGCGAACAGCGCAGCAGACGCTATCACAGGTTTCGTTGTACGTAGGGTTCAATACACACCAATGGTGCATTTCACATTTTTTTTATCCCACTCCGCCAAAGCATTACAGTTTGAGATTACTGGCCAGATTTCTTCCCTTTCTTGTACTTCTCCACGGCCTGAATGTACTTCTCCTGAGCTTGCTCTGCGGTATTTCCCTCGTCGACTTTAGCcttccagctcctccacttctccttcttctgctcgGCAAAACAAACGTTAGCAATCAAAGCTTGGGAAAGACAAGAATACATTACAGAGTGCGAAAGCTGGACGGAGGCGATTCCTTACGCGAATATCAAACATGCCAGGGGCAGACTCTTCGGTAATGTCGCAGCCAGTAGCGATCTTGTAGTAGCCTAGTATCATGAATGGATTTTAGCCCCAGTACCCAATGATCGACCAGTCCCGATGAATCTCCCTGGGAAAACAAACCGTAGAGTTCAAGTAACTGGTCGTTTGAAAGCCCATTCAGTTTCTGGACCTCGACATTGGCCGCGTTATTGAAGACCGGGTTGCTAGTTTTGGCCGACATGGTGGCGGATGAAGCAGTGTTACTTTAGGAAAATAGATGGGGCTTGCAAAGAACAAACAAAGAAGCTTGCAACTTGAAGCAAGATGTATGCAAGACGGAGAAAGGATCAGGACTGTCCCTCAACACGTGGAGCTGGAGATGTTGGGGCAAGGGGAAAATGGCGGAAGAGTCTGGTCAGCTGTCTGGTGACTTGCCTTCTCCCCCCACCTGCCACTccccagctcctcggcggGGTACACAAACCACGAGCACAACAAAAAGCTCTCTTCACCAAGCCTAATAGGGGGGGAATCTACGGCCCGGGCAGGtgacgtctttggcgagtCCATTGGCCGAGTTGTGAGGATGAAGCCCCATTTGGTGTCTGGCGGGTGGAGCGGGCTCTTCCCTCATCAGGTGCTCAACGGCAGGCACAAGTGGAAAGTGTCAAGACACTGCGGGCTATTGGAGCGTTTCCCTTTGAGGGGCTAGCGTCTCGTGCTGGGGGGGCTTGCTTCTGGCATCTGATGACATGTGTACTAAAGTAATGTTGCGATGAGACGAACGTGGCAGACGAGTTGTTGAGGGCGATGTTGTGGTTGTATAAGAGCGgtgggctttttttttttttttcattccTTTTTTGGGCGTCACCGGTTCCTGTTGGCCGCATGGAAAAGCACGGGTACCTTGCCAGGGGAGTGGGATATGGCTGAATGCCGGTCTGGGTTTAAACTCTATGCTGTTGGGAGCATTTCCCATTTCCTTGGGAGAGAGGACCAACAGCTCGCCAAGGTGTGACAAGGTCACGTATGCAGTATTTTGGTGCTGCGTACGGAGGTGCATTGCTCACTTGGCTTGTGCTGGTCTGATGAATCATCTTCACATGAAAGCGTCAATGGTGGGTGGGAGCATGCGGTGGGTCTGGAAGGTGCGCCGCAACGATGGATGTTGAAGATGGGGGTTGAAGAGCAGCCGGTGTGATTTCGCACGTTGACATCTTTGAACGCCATGACGAAGCAACCTTGATGGATCCTTGGTTGGGACAAACAATGCCGTAGATCAGATAAAATCGAGTCTGCCAAAGGCTCGACGCTGAAGAATGCAGAATAAGTGGGGAGCTTCGAAACTCCGAGTCGTCATACATCGTCGCCCGACGAGACAACTTCAGACACAGACAAGATGGGAAGGAGCAGGTagacaacaacaaaaacGCATAGCATCGTAAATCCTTCCATCACAGTCACTTCCCCCGAGCCCCCTCTTCTCCGACATGTCCAAaaccgtcgtcgtcctcggcggctcaTTAGGCGGCCTTGCCGTCACTCACCGTCTGCTCAAGTACACGCTTCCTCACGAGCCGGATCTCAAAGTAATATTAATCACAAAGGTGCCTCGCCTCCTCCCCCCTTCTCACTTCCAACCAAGCTCAATGTAATAGAACTCCCATTTCTACTGGAACATTGCGTCCATCCGCGCCGTCATCCCCGGCGTCCTCAAAGATGAGCAGATCCTGCAGCCCATCGAGCCCGGACTCGCGCAATACCCCTCCAACAGCGTAGAATTCGTCCTCGGCGAAGCTACAAGCCTGGACACGGCCTCCAAAACAGTCCACCTCTCGACGGCCGGCGACACCCGCGCCATTGCATACGACTACCTCGTCATCGCGACAGGATCGACCAGCAAGTCGCCCTCGATGCCGTGGAAAGCCTCGTCCACCCACAAGGCGTGCGTCGAGGCCCTGCACACAGCGGCAGACGGTATCCGGAGGGCGCCGCACATCGTGGTAGCCGGGGCGGGCGCGACGGGCGTAGAGCTCGCGGGCGAGATACGCTTCGAGTATCGGGACAAGACGGTGGTGCTGCTGTCGTCGGGcgagcagctcctcggcggGGACGGCATCGCGTCCGCGGCGGAGAGGGAGCTGGTGAAGCTGGGCGTCACGATCCGCAGAGGCGTGCGGGTGGCCGGCAccgaggagaaggagggAGGCAGGACCGTCGTGAGGCTAGAGGGGGGtgaggagctggagacggACCTGTATCTCCCGACGATGGGGTTCGTGCCCAACACGGCGTACCTGCCGGGCGGCTTCTTGAACGACAGCGGCTACGTGCATGTCGATGAGAACATGGGCGTTGCGGCCCAGGACGCCGGGGGCACGGTGTGGGCGGTTGGGGATGCGGTTTCGAAGCCGAGGGCTGGGTTTCTCATCACGGAGGCACAGGCAGCGGGCGTGGCCAAGAATATCGACCTGGTGCTACGAGGTAGAGACCAGCAAGCTGTCCATGGCCCGTCGGTAGACATATTTATTTGTTCGACGGGCCGCTCCAGGGCCGCGGGACGGTTTGGCTTCGTCCCCATGCCGTCCCTGGCGGCGTGGCTCGGCAAGGGCCGCACGCTGGGGGTAGAGCGGACGAAGAAGTACGTCGATGGGAGTATGTGGTGATGGAGAGGTAGACGATAGATGGACATGGCACGTCGTCCAGGGGTTGTGTGGCACGCTGTACAAATTAGATTTACGTCTAATGCTTTAGACATATGTTCGCTGAATCCAACATCTGCTCCATTCTTTGACAAAAATACATCACGCCTTCTCTGCGTCAATCTGTCTCCGCAAATCATCCAATACCGCTTGTCTCGAACTCAAATGCGTCTCCAAACCCTCGACTTGCTCCCTCACCGTCTGCAAATCTTCTGACACGCTCTTCAGGCCTGAACCAACAGCGCTCTTGCCCCTCCCCTCTTCCAATTCTCTCAATTCTCTGCGCTTATAGTCCAGTAGCTGGTCGAGTTCCCTCCTTACAAGTGCAGGCTTGGAATCTCTCTTGCCGCCTTTCCGCTGATCGGCCATGTCCTCAACCTTTTGAATCTTGGTTTCCAAGTCGGCAAGTTGTCGCTTCAACCGAACCTCCTCCCAATCTTCCGTCTTTTCCGTCGAGAAGTCGGTGCCGGCTGTCTTGAATCCGCTTCGACCCAGGCGTGTGAGGTACTGTTCACCGAATTTCGTCTTTCGACCGGTCGAGGTAGAgtcgtcggccttggtggCCCATCGTGAGTTGGTGCCCGCTCGTTGGCTGTCCAGCTGGTAGTCTATCTGGTTGCGCTCGAAGCTGGAGCGCAGCGAGGCAGGAACGCTACGGGGGATGCGGAAGCCTTCGTGGCGGTAATTAAGGATATGGAGGAATGCGAGGCAGGCGTCTTTGTTGATAGTCGAGCCGGCGGAGGGGTTTACGAGGTTCCATGCTGATCTGACATCGGTGTCGGGGACGTCGAGAGATTCGTAGAGTTCTTCGAGGGCGTTGACTAGTAGAAGCAGATGAGAGGGTGCGCAGACGGACGCAAGAAAGGGACGAGACTCACATGATACTTCACCCCGCATATCCCGGTTCTCTTGATAAATGTGCTCGtatttggccttgtccccgGGCTTCATGTACCACTCAAAGCCATCCTTGAGACCTAGATCGTCTGAGTCGTCTTCGACCTGCTCAAACTGCGGCTGCTTGCCGGCGATGGCACGAGTTGCCTGAACAAGATGAGCCTTGGACTCGGGGACCAGCCAGTCGGGGAGTGTCTTGGGGACGTCGGCATATTCCTGATCATCATAAGTATTCGCAAAGCCTGAGTCTCGTGGTCGGTGCATCATACTCCGTTCAGAATGTCAAAAATAAGTCGCATGGCGACACAAAACTCCTCAAAGTCCAAGTTCCCATCATTGTCAACGTCGGCCAAATCCCACACGCGCTCCAGCTGGTCATCGCGGAGACCGCTGTTCTTCAGAACCGGGGCTGCTTGTTCGCCGGTGAGGAACTGGCCACCGCCTGTTCGGTCGGAGAAGATGTTCCAGTACGtctcaatctccttggcttCAATCTTGGGAGGCGCCATGATTGCCGGGCGCTGAGGCTGCCGGGGGTCGGGCGGCAGCAGGTCAATTCGGGAGCGGATGAGAGTTGGAGATGGACGCTCTGTGCGGATTGTTGTATGGCTGCGTGCGCCGTGAAGGGGGATGAAGGATGCCAAAGttccaagaccaaggaagacgaggcacaCACGATGGCTTGAGTGACGAAGCTCCTGGCTCGAGGTTGTGGACTTGTCGGTACACTtcagacaccagaccagattCAATTGACAGCACTGTGCTGGTTCCAGTTAGCCCGAGGCTGTGTTCAGTGACTGTGCAGCCCCAGTTgtcctcaagtgctggtcTAATAAGGCCAGGCTCTACATGTAAGCCCCTCCAGCAAGGTACCTGGGTAAGTAAGTTAGCTGATGACTCagccatggagc
The DNA window shown above is from Metarhizium brunneum chromosome 1, complete sequence and carries:
- the ACBP gene encoding Acyl-CoA-binding protein — protein: MSAKTSNPVFNNAANVEVQKLNGLSNDQLLELYGYYKIATGCDITEESAPGMFDIRKKEKWRSWKAKVDEGNTAEQAQEKYIQAVEKYKKGKKSGQ
- the ptaL gene encoding Oxidoreductase ptaL, which produces MSKTVVVLGGSLGGLAVTHRLLKYTLPHEPDLKNSHFYWNIASIRAVIPGVLKDEQILQPIEPGLAQYPSNSVEFVLGEATSLDTASKTVHLSTAGDTRAIAYDYLVIATGSTSKSPSMPWKASSTHKACVEALHTAADGIRRAPHIVVAGAGATGVELAGEIRFEYRDKTVVLLSSGEQLLGGDGIASAAERELVKLGVTIRRGVRVAGTEEKEGGRTVVRLEGGEELETDLYLPTMGFVPNTAYLPGGFLNDSGYVHVDENMGVAAQDAGGTVWAVGDAVSKPRAGFLITEAQAAGVAKNIDLVLRGRDQQAVHGPSVDIFICSTGRSRAAGRFGFVPMPSLAAWLGKGRTLGVERTKKYVDGSMW
- the end-3 gene encoding Actin cytoskeleton-regulatory complex protein end-3 produces the protein MAPPKIEAKEIETYWNIFSDRTGGGQFLTGEQAAPVLKNSGLRDDQLERVWDLADVDNDGNLDFEEFCVAMRLIFDILNGEYADVPKTLPDWLVPESKAHLVQATRAIAGKQPQFEQVEDDSDDLGLKDGFEWYMKPGDKAKYEHIYQENRDMRGEVSFNALEELYESLDVPDTDVRSAWNLVNPSAGSTINKDACLAFLHILNYRHEGFRIPRSVPASLRSSFERNQIDYQLDSQRAGTNSRWATKADDSTSTGRKTKFGEQYLTRLGRSGFKTAGTDFSTEKTEDWEEVRLKRQLADLETKIQKVEDMADQRKGGKRDSKPALVRRELDQLLDYKRRELRELEEGRGKSAVGSGLKSVSEDLQTVREQVEGLETHLSSRQAVLDDLRRQIDAEKA